In the genome of Gloeotrichia echinulata CP02, one region contains:
- the lgt gene encoding prolipoprotein diacylglyceryl transferase, producing the protein MVLDLSHLPLAFQFTSPGPILWRIGPITIRWYGLLIATAVLIGVGLSQYLAKRRHVNPDLVSDLSIWLVIGAIPAARLYYVLFEWSEYAQHPDRIIAIWQGGIAIHGAILGGLTAALIFAKLKQVSFWQLADLVAPALILGQAIGRWGNFFNSEAFGGPTNLPWKLYIPPERRPSELANFEYFHPTFLYESLWNLMVFSLLITLFFRGLQGKPRLKVGTLFLFYLAAYSCGRLWIEGLRTDSLMLGPLRIAQLVSLTGIILGLTGLIWLYYAKRPLPDVVSSPKNGEMG; encoded by the coding sequence ATGGTGCTGGATCTTTCCCATTTGCCTTTGGCGTTTCAATTTACTTCTCCAGGACCAATTCTCTGGAGAATAGGGCCAATAACTATCCGCTGGTATGGCTTGTTAATCGCTACAGCTGTATTAATTGGTGTCGGACTTTCTCAATATTTGGCAAAGCGCCGTCATGTTAACCCGGATTTGGTCAGCGATTTGTCAATTTGGCTGGTAATTGGGGCAATTCCCGCAGCCAGATTATATTATGTTTTGTTTGAATGGTCAGAATATGCCCAGCACCCAGATCGGATTATCGCTATTTGGCAAGGGGGTATTGCCATTCATGGAGCGATTTTGGGGGGACTAACTGCGGCGTTAATCTTTGCCAAACTCAAGCAAGTTTCTTTTTGGCAATTGGCAGATTTAGTCGCGCCGGCGCTGATTTTAGGACAGGCCATAGGACGTTGGGGAAATTTCTTCAACTCGGAAGCGTTTGGTGGTCCTACCAATTTACCGTGGAAGCTGTATATTCCCCCAGAACGTCGTCCCTCGGAATTAGCTAATTTTGAATATTTCCATCCCACCTTTCTCTACGAATCTCTGTGGAATTTAATGGTGTTTTCTCTACTCATAACCTTGTTTTTTCGCGGTTTACAGGGAAAGCCACGTCTGAAGGTAGGTACGCTGTTTTTATTTTACTTGGCAGCCTACAGCTGCGGTCGCCTGTGGATCGAAGGTTTGCGTACCGACAGCTTAATGCTCGGACCCCTGCGGATAGCACAACTCGTCAGTTTAACGGGAATTATCTTAGGATTAACGGGATTAATTTGGCTTTATTACGCTAAACGCCCTTTACCCGATGTTGTTTCCTCGCCTAAAAATGGGGAGATGGGATAG
- a CDS encoding class I SAM-dependent methyltransferase yields the protein MMEKTVKVIERDLLPEGDYVSPGFSIIQPDSCFPNMILGNIYHSFWLYLRRDIRHNWYVDKRRQGTGFVSRDEAHILYNTALKFKGKKALEIGCWMGWSACHLALGGVELDVIDPMLSEELFCQSVTDSLKSAGVKESVNLIPGYSPQKVEELANKFQRKWSLIFIDGNHEAPAPLKDTIIAEQFAEADALILFHDLASPDVGEGLDYLKEKGWNTMVYQTMQIMGVAWRGNVEPLIHQPDTNINWHLPPHLQKYAVSGAIETVTEDKFAEILKVVRPYTFLSEAKLFSLYSQAKQISDYVSWLPQMLIQAIARTKPLKAK from the coding sequence ATGATGGAAAAAACAGTAAAAGTGATAGAACGCGACTTATTACCAGAGGGAGATTATGTTTCGCCAGGATTTTCGATTATTCAGCCTGATTCATGTTTTCCCAATATGATTTTGGGAAATATATATCATTCTTTTTGGCTTTACCTGCGGCGGGATATTCGGCATAATTGGTATGTGGATAAGCGACGACAAGGTACAGGATTTGTCAGCAGAGATGAAGCGCATATTCTTTACAATACAGCTTTAAAATTTAAAGGGAAAAAAGCTTTAGAAATAGGCTGTTGGATGGGTTGGTCAGCTTGTCATTTAGCTTTAGGAGGAGTGGAGCTAGATGTTATTGATCCCATGCTATCGGAAGAATTATTTTGCCAAAGCGTCACCGACTCGCTGAAGTCTGCAGGCGTCAAGGAATCTGTGAATCTAATACCAGGATATAGCCCGCAAAAAGTCGAAGAATTAGCAAATAAATTTCAACGTAAATGGTCATTGATATTTATAGATGGTAATCACGAAGCACCAGCGCCACTCAAGGATACAATTATTGCTGAACAATTTGCAGAAGCAGATGCTTTAATTTTATTTCATGATTTGGCTTCTCCCGATGTCGGGGAAGGATTGGACTATTTGAAAGAGAAAGGATGGAACACAATGGTATATCAAACCATGCAAATCATGGGAGTTGCATGGCGGGGAAATGTTGAGCCGCTCATACATCAGCCAGATACTAACATTAACTGGCACTTACCTCCACATTTACAAAAATATGCTGTTAGCGGTGCAATTGAAACTGTAACTGAAGATAAATTTGCCGAAATTCTCAAAGTAGTCCGACCATATACATTCTTGAGTGAAGCAAAATTATTTTCACTGTATAGTCAAGCAAAGCAAATATCTGATTATGTTTCTTGGCTACCACAAATGTTAATACAGGCGATCGCCAGAACCAAACCTCTCAAGGCCAAATGA
- a CDS encoding iron uptake porin, with the protein MHKFWKSLLLASPAVCGAMLLVNSAAFAGETPTTSQINQPEVVASPETKVENTLQEKAIGQVTSVSQLSDVQPTDWAFQALQSLVERYGCIAGYPNKTFRGNRALTRYEFAAGLNACLDRVNELIATGTADLLNKQDLAQLQKLQEDFSAELATLRGRVDALEAKTAELEANQFSTTTKLQGQVVAVVSDVLSGDKVRVRDGDANITDKNTTLGVRARVEFATSFTGQDTLLTRIETNNIVSPNINTSEGNFSFASGKTGADANNNATLGTLSYAFPFGKATRVKLIATGGAADDVANTVNLFDGDGAFGALSTFGTRNPIYNQVNGAGLGITQYFSKNLSLNLGYLAGSANNPANDPITGGKGLFNGGYGALAQLNFQPTDRITVGLTYINSYNQKLGTGSNLATLSSSFIPGDFRFSSNSYGIQASVGVNDKIVLGGWAGYTTSRALKAVTIGGNSAGGDIGVWNYAVTLGFPDLGKKGNLAGIILGVEPKVTSVSSSLRNIGVAKDPNTSYHIEGFYQYKLSDNITITPGVIWLTAPNHDDRSDSVVIGALRTTFTF; encoded by the coding sequence ATGCATAAGTTCTGGAAATCTTTATTGCTGGCGAGTCCAGCAGTTTGCGGCGCAATGTTACTGGTTAACTCTGCCGCATTTGCAGGGGAAACACCAACGACTTCCCAAATAAATCAACCAGAGGTTGTAGCTAGTCCAGAAACCAAAGTTGAGAATACTCTTCAAGAGAAGGCAATAGGACAAGTTACCTCAGTATCTCAACTATCTGACGTGCAACCTACAGACTGGGCATTCCAAGCGTTGCAATCGTTGGTAGAACGCTATGGTTGTATTGCAGGATATCCCAATAAAACTTTTCGCGGTAATCGGGCGTTGACACGCTATGAGTTTGCGGCTGGTTTGAATGCTTGTCTTGATCGGGTTAACGAATTAATCGCTACCGGCACAGCAGATCTGCTAAATAAACAAGATTTAGCTCAACTGCAAAAGCTACAAGAAGATTTTTCTGCAGAACTAGCAACATTACGCGGTCGCGTAGACGCCCTCGAAGCCAAAACTGCTGAGTTAGAAGCAAATCAGTTCTCCACTACCACCAAACTGCAAGGACAAGTTGTCGCAGTAGTCAGCGATGTCCTCTCAGGCGATAAGGTGAGAGTTAGAGATGGTGATGCCAACATCACAGATAAGAATACAACTCTCGGTGTGCGGGCGCGTGTGGAATTTGCCACCAGCTTCACAGGGCAAGATACACTGTTAACCAGAATCGAAACCAATAATATTGTTAGCCCTAACATAAATACAAGTGAGGGCAACTTTTCTTTCGCCAGTGGTAAAACTGGTGCAGATGCCAACAACAATGCTACCCTAGGTACATTGTCCTATGCATTCCCCTTTGGCAAAGCAACTCGAGTCAAGCTCATTGCCACTGGTGGTGCTGCAGACGACGTAGCCAATACAGTTAACCTGTTTGACGGTGATGGTGCCTTTGGTGCTTTGTCTACCTTTGGTACCCGCAACCCAATTTATAACCAGGTAAATGGTGCAGGTTTGGGCATAACCCAGTATTTTAGTAAGAACTTGTCACTCAATCTAGGCTATTTAGCGGGTTCAGCTAATAACCCTGCTAATGATCCTATTACAGGTGGGAAGGGTTTGTTCAATGGTGGTTACGGTGCCCTAGCACAGCTGAATTTTCAACCAACTGATCGCATTACTGTTGGTTTAACTTACATCAATTCCTACAACCAGAAACTAGGAACAGGTAGTAATTTGGCTACCCTGAGTTCGAGTTTTATACCTGGTGATTTTCGATTCTCCAGCAATTCCTACGGTATTCAAGCATCCGTTGGCGTCAACGATAAAATAGTCTTAGGTGGTTGGGCTGGATACACCACCAGCCGCGCTTTAAAAGCGGTTACCATCGGCGGAAATAGCGCTGGTGGAGATATTGGGGTTTGGAACTATGCTGTTACCCTAGGCTTCCCCGACCTTGGCAAAAAAGGGAACCTCGCAGGTATCATTTTAGGTGTTGAGCCTAAAGTTACTAGTGTCAGCAGTTCTTTGCGGAATATAGGTGTTGCCAAAGACCCAAATACTTCATATCACATTGAAGGTTTCTATCAATACAAACTCAGTGACAATATCACTATCACCCCAGGAGTAATTTGGTTAACAGCACCAAATCATGACGATAGGAGCGATAGTGTCGTGATTGGTGCATTGAGAACCACATTCACCTTCTAA
- the cobM gene encoding precorrin-4 C(11)-methyltransferase, which translates to MREFTENLCYAKSLNPLEAAVYIVGAGPGDPDLLTVKAHKLLAMADVILFADSLVPEQILDLCREDAEIIRTANKTLEEILPIMVERVRSHKSVVRLHSGDPSLYSAIHEQINLLTKAEIPFEVIPGISAFQAAAAKLKVELTVPGLVQTIILTRISGRTEVPATEELTTLAAHQASLCLYLSARHVKDAEGKLLEHYPPETPVAICFRVGWPDEKICVVPLDQMADCTHEENLIRTTLYVISPALLPKTGRSRLYHPEHNHLFRSSHY; encoded by the coding sequence ATGCGTGAATTTACAGAAAATTTGTGTTATGCAAAATCGCTAAATCCTCTTGAAGCTGCTGTGTACATTGTCGGGGCTGGCCCTGGCGACCCTGATTTATTAACGGTTAAGGCGCATAAACTGCTGGCTATGGCGGATGTGATTTTATTTGCAGATTCTTTAGTACCGGAACAAATTTTAGATCTTTGTCGAGAAGATGCGGAAATTATTCGGACTGCGAATAAGACTTTAGAAGAGATTCTGCCGATTATGGTTGAACGGGTGCGATCGCACAAATCTGTGGTTCGTCTCCATTCTGGTGATCCTAGTCTCTATAGTGCCATCCACGAGCAAATTAACCTCCTCACAAAGGCAGAAATTCCTTTTGAGGTCATACCCGGTATCAGCGCTTTTCAAGCCGCTGCTGCTAAACTCAAAGTAGAATTGACGGTCCCCGGTTTAGTCCAAACCATCATCCTGACTCGCATCAGCGGACGTACAGAAGTTCCCGCAACTGAAGAATTAACTACCCTGGCCGCCCATCAAGCCAGTCTCTGCTTATATTTGAGTGCGCGTCATGTCAAGGACGCCGAAGGGAAACTACTGGAACACTACCCACCCGAAACCCCAGTGGCGATTTGCTTTCGCGTGGGCTGGCCTGATGAAAAAATTTGCGTTGTCCCCCTCGACCAAATGGCAGATTGTACCCATGAAGAGAATCTGATACGTACCACACTTTATGTAATAAGTCCAGCATTATTGCCAAAAACAGGGCGATCGCGTTTATATCATCCTGAACATAACCATCTATTTCGGTCGTCTCATTATTAG